From Alphaproteobacteria bacterium, a single genomic window includes:
- a CDS encoding c-type cytochrome: MSESRPNPQTWAAGLLFLGLAGFVGYSLPRPENPKTAGTSTKDTNATDKGAQAKQVFTPPRDDEIPDDDFGKMVRLGSDIFHDTQNNAKEFVGNALQCANCHIDRGRLANSAPLWAAYVAYPAYRDKNGHVNTFQQRVQGCFRYSMNGKAPPLGDNVLVAIETYAYFLAKGAPTGVDLPGRGYPKLPKPAKLDYGHGEQVYVQKCAVCHGVTGQGQNSSDGTVVFPPLWGARSYNWGAGMSSITNAAGFIKANMPLSQGNTLSDQEAWDVATFIDSQERPQDPRFSGSVAETRKKYHDSPMSMYGQSVNGVVLGQSSSLGAPAKNE, encoded by the coding sequence ATGAGCGAAAGCCGACCCAACCCGCAAACCTGGGCAGCGGGCTTGCTCTTTCTCGGGCTGGCCGGATTTGTCGGCTATTCGCTTCCGCGGCCAGAAAACCCGAAGACCGCGGGGACATCAACGAAGGACACAAATGCGACTGACAAGGGCGCGCAGGCGAAGCAGGTCTTCACGCCTCCGCGCGACGACGAAATACCCGACGACGATTTCGGCAAAATGGTCAGGCTCGGCTCGGATATTTTCCATGATACTCAGAACAATGCCAAGGAATTCGTCGGTAACGCGCTTCAGTGCGCGAACTGCCATATCGACAGAGGCCGGCTCGCGAACTCCGCGCCTCTCTGGGCCGCATACGTCGCCTATCCGGCGTACCGCGACAAGAACGGTCATGTGAACACATTTCAGCAGCGAGTACAGGGCTGCTTTCGTTATAGCATGAACGGGAAGGCGCCCCCCTTGGGCGACAACGTTCTCGTCGCCATCGAAACCTATGCCTATTTCCTGGCGAAGGGTGCGCCGACCGGCGTCGATTTGCCCGGTCGCGGTTATCCGAAACTACCGAAGCCTGCCAAGCTCGACTATGGTCACGGGGAGCAGGTCTATGTGCAAAAATGCGCTGTCTGCCATGGAGTTACGGGGCAGGGACAAAACTCGTCCGACGGCACGGTGGTGTTTCCGCCCCTATGGGGAGCGCGCTCGTACAACTGGGGAGCCGGCATGAGCTCCATTACGAATGCCGCCGGCTTTATCAAAGCGAACATGCCGCTGAGCCAGGGCAACACGCTCAGCGATCAGGAAGCCTGGGACGTGGCGACCTTTATCGATAGCCAGGAGCGTCCTCAGGATCCGCGATTCTCGGGCTCGGTTGCCGAAACCCGCAAGAAGTATCACGACTCACCCATGTCGATGTATGGCCAATCGGTGAATGGCGTCGTGCTTGGCCAGAGCTCCTCACTCGGGGCACCTGCAAAGAATGAGTGA
- a CDS encoding cytochrome c, which translates to MNCHLAPEQSDSEIRPGLYLKPPNLTEQRIDPKTAFWVTKHVLKMSGMPAWGLGHDDAAIWSIVAFVTKLPGLSAEHYKDMVARAPPDEEMESMNKGGDKKPDKGGKAGAGMQTAQRGEHKH; encoded by the coding sequence ATGAATTGCCATCTTGCGCCGGAGCAATCGGATTCTGAAATCCGGCCCGGCCTCTACCTGAAGCCCCCGAATCTCACGGAGCAGCGCATCGATCCAAAGACGGCGTTCTGGGTCACGAAGCATGTCTTGAAGATGAGTGGCATGCCGGCCTGGGGGCTCGGGCACGATGATGCGGCCATCTGGAGTATCGTCGCTTTCGTCACCAAGCTGCCCGGCCTGTCCGCAGAGCACTACAAGGACATGGTGGCGAGGGCACCGCCGGACGAAGAGATGGAGTCGATGAACAAGGGCGGCGATAAGAAACCGGATAAAGGCGGGAAGGCCGGGGCCGGGATGCAGACTGCGCAGAGGGGCGAACACAAGCACTGA
- a CDS encoding cation transporter → MLKEIQDWFGLSPQEQSLGLGHGHAGGKGHGHTHGTIDPTIATTTRGIWAIKWSFVVLAITSILQLGVVAISGSVALLADTIHNVGDAVTAIPLWIAFMLARRKPSKTFTYGLGRVEDLAGVIIVAIILFSAVFAGYEAIDRLLHPQRINLLGWVMAAGIIGFLGNEAVAVFRIRVGREINSAALIADGYHARTDGFTSLAVVLGAIGVWLGYPLADPIVGLLITVAIFGIVWQSSKAVFVRMLDGVDPAIIDEIRHAAVHVKDVRQILDVKARWIGHRLLADIGVQVAPDMAVADADRLAESLRHEMLEHIPALSVANVRVSSRTGEDAGISAGHHAPEPFQVRSELAEGKLAIADTPAGERMRLTLNRFVDELSATVIIDRAGQAETLVLFTSSSNPSMLESASAPAEPHEFDARLILSADGKEDIQEFRMEEPAGHGH, encoded by the coding sequence ATGTTGAAGGAAATTCAGGACTGGTTCGGTCTGTCGCCGCAGGAACAATCACTTGGTCTTGGTCACGGGCATGCCGGCGGCAAGGGTCACGGCCACACCCACGGCACGATAGATCCGACCATCGCGACGACGACGCGGGGCATCTGGGCCATCAAATGGTCGTTCGTCGTGTTGGCGATCACGTCCATCCTCCAGCTTGGAGTCGTCGCAATTTCTGGTAGCGTCGCGCTGCTCGCCGACACGATCCACAACGTCGGAGACGCGGTGACCGCAATTCCTCTCTGGATTGCCTTCATGTTGGCGCGCCGCAAGCCGAGCAAGACTTTTACCTATGGTCTGGGGCGCGTCGAGGATCTGGCGGGTGTGATCATTGTTGCGATCATCCTTTTCAGTGCCGTGTTCGCCGGCTATGAGGCGATCGACCGCCTGCTTCACCCGCAGCGTATCAATTTACTTGGCTGGGTGATGGCCGCCGGCATCATCGGATTCCTCGGAAATGAAGCGGTCGCAGTGTTCCGCATTCGGGTCGGCCGCGAGATCAACAGCGCCGCCCTTATCGCCGATGGCTACCATGCTCGCACCGATGGTTTCACAAGCCTTGCGGTTGTCCTGGGTGCGATCGGCGTATGGCTCGGATACCCATTGGCCGATCCAATTGTCGGTCTCCTCATCACCGTCGCCATCTTCGGCATCGTCTGGCAGTCGTCCAAGGCGGTGTTTGTCCGGATGCTCGACGGCGTCGATCCCGCAATCATCGACGAAATCAGGCACGCTGCCGTGCATGTCAAAGATGTCCGCCAGATTCTCGACGTCAAGGCACGCTGGATTGGGCATCGCTTGCTTGCCGACATCGGTGTTCAGGTCGCCCCTGACATGGCCGTGGCTGACGCCGACCGTTTGGCCGAAAGCCTCCGGCATGAGATGCTCGAACACATACCCGCGCTCAGCGTCGCTAACGTGCGTGTTTCCTCTCGAACCGGTGAAGACGCCGGGATTTCCGCCGGCCATCACGCTCCGGAGCCGTTCCAGGTTCGCAGCGAGTTGGCGGAGGGAAAGCTTGCAATCGCGGATACACCGGCGGGCGAGCGGATGCGACTCACGCTGAATCGTTTCGTCGACGAGCTGAGTGCGACCGTGATCATTGACCGCGCCGGACAGGCCGAGACGCTTGTGCTCTTCACCTCTTCGTCAAATCCTTCGATGCTCGAAAGCGCGTCGGCGCCCGCCGAGCCACATGAGTTTGACGCGCGGCTTATTTTGTCGGCGGACGGCAAAGAGGACATTCAGGAATTTCGTATGGAGGAGCCGGCGGGCCACGGTCATTGA
- a CDS encoding CusA/CzcA family heavy metal efflux RND transporter → MIERIIDFSVRRRWLVLLITLAAVVSGFWSLTKLPIDAVPDVTNVQVQVNAVAPALTPVEIEKQVTVALETVLAGTPGLESTRSFSRNGFAQITAVFADRTNIYFARQQVSERINEAKANLPPGVDIKLGPISTGLGEIYWWAVEYAKPGAIVPVLDGQPGWQSDGTYLTPEGERLTDDFQRTVYLRTVQDWIIRPQMKTVPGVAGADAIGGFVKQFQVQPDPSRLISFGLSLNQLIAAIEANNVSRGANYIEQNGEGYVVRASGRVENIEDISQIVVATRTGVPVRVKDVAEVVIGKELRTGSASVNGREVVLGTALMLIGGNSRTVAAAADAKIKQISRTLPPGIYAHTVLNRTQLVDATIETVATNLAEGALLVIVVLFLLLGNLRAAVVTACVIPVTMMLTATGMLQGRISANLMSLGALDFGLIVDGAVIIAENSLRHLAERQREFGRALALDERLQTVKESAIEMIRPTVYGQLIIILVYLPLLTFTGVEGKTFEPMALTVIIALVAAFVVSLTFVPAMIALVVTTPVNEQENAIIRTLKAGYAPLLTRVIASPLPAIGVASVLFIAAGLLFTRLGQEFTPTLDEKNIVMEVKRIPSTSIIQSQAMQLQIESVVSKFPEVAFVFSRTGTPDLAADPMPPNASDTYIIVKPQAEWPDPSLTKDDLIKQIEAEASKLPGNKLGFSQPIEMRFNELIAGVREDLAVKVFGDDFEQMQRTASSIASVLRHIDGAQNVKVEETTGLPFLEIKIDKAEIARRGLSLLAVQDVIEAAIGGRVAGLVFEGDRRFQIIVRLNDALRNDIAALENLPVQLPRLTANAAVASVPLRALATFEQTEGANQISRENGKRRVVATAEVRGRDIGSLVAEAQAVVGEKVKLAPGTWLSWGGQFENFSIARQRLMFVVPGCFLLIFLLLFGALGSARDALLVFSAVPLALTGGIAALWLRGMPFSISAAVGFIALSGVAVLNGLVMLSQIRRLVSEGVSTGAAISQGALTRFRPVVMTALVASLGFVPMALATGTGAEVQKPLATVVIGGLLSATLLTLLVLPALYSYFASAERSAKPTNAFIPRRAAE, encoded by the coding sequence ATGATCGAACGCATCATCGATTTTTCTGTTCGGCGCCGATGGCTCGTCTTGCTGATCACGCTGGCGGCAGTCGTGTCGGGCTTCTGGTCGCTGACCAAACTTCCGATCGATGCGGTTCCGGACGTCACCAACGTTCAGGTCCAGGTCAATGCAGTGGCCCCGGCGCTGACGCCGGTCGAAATCGAGAAGCAGGTCACCGTGGCACTGGAAACAGTGCTGGCCGGCACGCCCGGTTTGGAATCGACGCGGTCCTTTTCGCGAAACGGTTTTGCCCAGATCACGGCCGTGTTCGCCGACCGCACGAACATCTACTTCGCGCGCCAGCAGGTCTCGGAGCGTATCAACGAGGCCAAGGCCAATCTTCCGCCTGGCGTTGACATCAAGCTTGGGCCGATCTCGACGGGTTTGGGCGAGATCTACTGGTGGGCGGTCGAGTACGCCAAGCCTGGCGCAATTGTTCCGGTTCTCGACGGGCAGCCCGGATGGCAATCGGACGGAACCTACCTGACGCCCGAAGGTGAGCGCCTGACCGACGATTTTCAGCGGACGGTCTATCTGCGCACCGTGCAGGACTGGATCATCCGCCCGCAGATGAAGACCGTTCCGGGGGTGGCTGGCGCCGACGCCATCGGGGGATTCGTCAAGCAATTCCAGGTGCAGCCCGACCCGTCGCGGCTGATCAGCTTCGGACTGTCGCTTAACCAGCTAATCGCGGCCATCGAAGCAAATAACGTAAGCCGCGGCGCCAACTACATCGAGCAAAACGGCGAAGGGTACGTGGTCCGCGCCAGCGGGCGCGTCGAAAACATCGAGGACATCTCGCAAATCGTCGTGGCCACGCGGACCGGCGTCCCGGTCCGCGTCAAGGATGTCGCCGAGGTCGTGATTGGAAAGGAATTGCGGACCGGCAGTGCCAGCGTCAACGGCCGCGAGGTCGTCCTCGGAACGGCGCTCATGCTGATCGGCGGCAATAGCCGCACGGTTGCGGCTGCGGCCGATGCGAAGATCAAGCAGATCAGTCGCACCCTACCGCCCGGCATCTATGCCCACACCGTGCTCAACCGCACGCAATTGGTCGATGCCACGATCGAGACCGTCGCCACCAATCTGGCGGAAGGCGCTCTGCTCGTTATAGTCGTGCTGTTCCTCTTGTTGGGCAACCTGCGGGCCGCGGTAGTGACCGCGTGCGTCATTCCGGTCACCATGATGCTGACCGCAACTGGCATGCTGCAGGGCAGGATCAGCGCCAACCTTATGAGCCTGGGCGCGCTGGATTTCGGACTGATCGTGGACGGCGCGGTGATCATCGCAGAAAACAGTCTGCGCCACCTCGCCGAGCGTCAGCGCGAGTTCGGGCGAGCGCTGGCGTTGGACGAGCGGCTCCAGACCGTCAAGGAATCCGCCATCGAAATGATCCGGCCGACGGTCTACGGCCAACTCATCATCATTCTCGTCTACCTGCCGCTGCTGACGTTTACGGGCGTCGAGGGCAAGACGTTCGAGCCGATGGCGCTGACGGTCATCATCGCGCTCGTCGCGGCCTTCGTCGTCTCGCTGACGTTCGTCCCGGCCATGATTGCACTGGTCGTCACCACACCCGTGAACGAGCAAGAAAACGCCATCATCCGCACGCTGAAGGCCGGCTATGCGCCGCTGTTGACGCGGGTGATCGCGTCACCGCTCCCGGCGATCGGCGTTGCTTCGGTTTTGTTCATCGCGGCGGGTTTGCTGTTCACCAGGCTGGGACAGGAGTTTACGCCGACGCTGGATGAGAAGAACATCGTGATGGAGGTCAAGCGGATCCCGAGTACGTCGATAATCCAATCGCAGGCGATGCAACTCCAGATCGAGAGCGTCGTCAGCAAGTTTCCCGAGGTGGCGTTCGTATTCTCCCGCACCGGAACGCCGGACCTCGCCGCCGACCCGATGCCGCCGAACGCGTCCGACACCTACATCATCGTCAAGCCGCAGGCCGAGTGGCCGGATCCGTCGCTGACCAAGGACGATCTCATCAAGCAGATCGAAGCGGAAGCCTCGAAACTGCCGGGGAACAAACTCGGCTTCTCCCAGCCCATCGAAATGCGGTTCAATGAGCTGATCGCCGGCGTGCGCGAGGATCTGGCGGTCAAGGTGTTCGGCGATGATTTCGAGCAGATGCAGCGAACCGCGAGCAGCATCGCCAGTGTGCTGCGACACATCGACGGCGCCCAGAACGTCAAGGTGGAAGAGACCACCGGTCTTCCGTTCCTGGAGATCAAGATCGACAAAGCCGAAATCGCCCGCCGAGGACTGAGCCTGCTCGCGGTCCAGGATGTGATCGAGGCAGCGATCGGCGGCCGGGTCGCTGGACTGGTCTTCGAGGGGGATCGGCGTTTCCAGATCATCGTCCGGCTGAATGACGCGCTGCGCAACGACATCGCGGCGCTGGAAAACCTGCCGGTCCAACTGCCGCGACTGACTGCAAATGCCGCGGTGGCATCCGTCCCCCTTCGCGCTCTGGCGACATTCGAGCAAACCGAGGGCGCAAACCAGATCAGTCGTGAGAACGGCAAGCGGCGTGTCGTCGCGACGGCCGAAGTCCGTGGGCGGGATATCGGATCGTTGGTTGCCGAGGCGCAGGCGGTCGTCGGAGAGAAGGTCAAGCTGGCGCCCGGGACCTGGCTCTCCTGGGGTGGTCAATTCGAGAATTTCTCCATCGCCCGGCAGCGTCTGATGTTCGTGGTCCCCGGCTGTTTCCTCTTGATCTTCCTGCTGCTGTTCGGCGCCCTTGGCTCCGCACGCGACGCACTTCTGGTCTTCAGCGCGGTGCCCCTGGCGCTTACCGGCGGTATCGCTGCGCTGTGGCTGCGCGGCATGCCGTTTTCGATCTCGGCCGCCGTCGGCTTTATCGCACTTTCAGGCGTCGCCGTTTTGAACGGATTGGTGATGCTCAGCCAGATTCGAAGATTGGTTTCGGAAGGTGTCAGTACCGGCGCCGCCATCAGCCAAGGCGCTCTGACGCGCTTTCGTCCGGTCGTCATGACGGCATTGGTCGCATCGCTGGGTTTCGTGCCGATGGCTCTCGCGACGGGAACAGGGGCGGAAGTGCAGAAGCCGCTGGCGACCGTGGTGATCGGCGGCCTGCTGAGCGCGACGCTGCTGACCTTGTTGGTGTTGCCGGCGCTCTATTCCTACTTCGCATCTGCCGAAAGATCGGCAAAACCCACTAACGCGTTCATTCCGCGCCGTGCGGCCGAATAG
- a CDS encoding efflux RND transporter periplasmic adaptor subunit, translated as MSRSTIVVLAFAAGAAIFALAPGLSTTVQRAVGMGPQTKIALSPKPSAPEPISGLLPMSDEQIKLAQIDLVDVGPAAIAKRLVVPGSVVPDADRIAHVSVKLSGTVAELRKNIGEDVAKGEVIAVLESREVADAKSEYLAAGLTNDLQQDLSTRDKTLWDSRVGTEQQYLRSRNAAAQTEMRLKIARQKLLALGLGEGEITAVPGAPEASLRRQDVRSPISGRVAERKVELGTAVGRDSLETELFVVVDLSRVWVELSVASSDLPSIKEGQPVQISARGLTETAIGKVVFVSPLVDKDTRTARVVAEIQNPDRMWRPGSFVTAAIALNERTVPVVVPATAIQKLDGQPIVFVRTKGGFEKRDVVLGEREDQSLEIVSGLTPGESIAATNTFPLKAELSKPRDED; from the coding sequence ATGAGTCGCTCGACGATCGTTGTGCTTGCGTTCGCGGCAGGAGCCGCGATTTTCGCGCTCGCGCCGGGGCTGTCGACGACCGTCCAACGGGCAGTCGGGATGGGACCGCAGACGAAGATAGCACTCTCGCCGAAGCCGTCGGCGCCTGAGCCGATCTCCGGCCTTCTTCCTATGAGTGATGAGCAGATCAAGCTCGCGCAGATCGATCTGGTCGATGTAGGACCGGCAGCAATCGCCAAGCGTCTCGTCGTTCCGGGTTCGGTTGTTCCCGACGCGGACCGGATCGCGCATGTCTCGGTCAAGCTGTCCGGGACGGTCGCGGAGCTGCGCAAGAATATCGGTGAAGATGTCGCAAAGGGCGAAGTAATCGCCGTCCTCGAGAGCCGCGAGGTCGCGGATGCCAAGAGTGAATATCTGGCAGCCGGACTTACAAACGATCTGCAACAGGATTTGTCCACGCGCGACAAGACACTCTGGGACAGCCGTGTAGGCACCGAACAGCAATACCTGCGGTCGCGCAACGCCGCGGCGCAAACCGAAATGCGGTTGAAAATCGCGCGGCAGAAACTACTCGCGCTGGGACTCGGCGAAGGGGAAATCACCGCGGTGCCCGGGGCTCCGGAAGCTTCGCTTCGACGCCAGGATGTACGCTCACCAATCTCCGGGCGTGTGGCCGAACGCAAGGTCGAGTTGGGAACGGCGGTCGGCCGGGACAGTCTGGAGACCGAATTGTTCGTCGTGGTCGACCTCAGCCGTGTCTGGGTGGAATTGTCTGTCGCCTCCTCCGACCTTCCTTCGATCAAGGAAGGCCAGCCGGTTCAAATTTCCGCGCGCGGTCTCACCGAGACAGCCATCGGCAAGGTCGTCTTCGTAAGCCCGCTGGTCGACAAGGATACGCGCACGGCGCGCGTCGTCGCCGAAATACAGAATCCCGACCGGATGTGGCGTCCGGGCTCGTTCGTCACGGCGGCGATCGCTCTCAACGAGCGGACCGTGCCCGTCGTGGTGCCGGCGACCGCAATTCAGAAGTTGGACGGCCAGCCGATCGTATTTGTCCGGACCAAAGGCGGTTTCGAGAAGCGCGACGTCGTGCTGGGCGAGAGGGAGGATCAATCCCTCGAGATCGTGTCCGGCCTGACGCCCGGCGAGTCCATCGCCGCGACGAATACGTTCCCGCTCAAGGCCGAGCTGTCGAAGCCGCGGGACGAGGACTGA
- a CDS encoding metal-sensing transcriptional repressor, with product MAKIHVHETHSNIVKRLRRAEGHLRRVIGMFDEGRSCLDLAQQLHAVEKAVGEAKRTLIHDHVDHCLDLAVSGPGKSTRTVVDEFKAISKYL from the coding sequence ATGGCAAAAATTCACGTTCACGAAACTCATTCCAATATCGTCAAGCGGCTCCGTCGCGCCGAGGGACATCTTCGCCGGGTCATCGGCATGTTCGACGAAGGTCGGTCATGCCTGGATCTGGCTCAGCAGCTTCACGCGGTCGAGAAGGCCGTCGGCGAGGCGAAGCGAACGCTGATCCATGACCACGTCGACCACTGCCTCGATCTCGCCGTGAGCGGACCCGGCAAATCGACAAGAACCGTCGTCGACGAGTTCAAAGCCATTTCCAAATATCTGTGA
- the dmeF gene encoding CDF family Co(II)/Ni(II) efflux transporter DmeF has protein sequence MDADRTFDPLAAHNHVFLGEDHDKAARRTWAVIALCGVMMIAEIVGGALFGSLALIADGLHMSTHAGALLLAALAYTYARRHAGDRNFTFGTGKFGDLAGYSSAIILAMIALLIGYEAISRFLSPVAISFNEAIPIAVLGLGVNLASAWLLSGGHHGHSHGHGHSHGHEHPHGHGEDVRRIDLGAGVIELEVFENGVPPRFRLQLPDGLQLHASHVTVETIRPAGSRQTFTFADRGGYLESIDEIPEPHEFVAKVRLKQGDQFKEFEESFEEHDHDAPASAHHRDNNMRAAIVHVAADAAVSVLVIVGLLLARTFGWLWMDPLAGLIGAFVIANWSFGLLRDTGGILLDRNPDPRMAEKVRQTIESDGDRVTDLHLWRLGPGHLGAIVAVATEKHRGAEYYRRNLSKFGDLSHLTIEVSNQAAAG, from the coding sequence ATGGACGCCGACCGAACGTTCGATCCTCTCGCCGCGCATAATCACGTATTTTTAGGAGAAGATCACGACAAGGCCGCGCGGCGGACCTGGGCGGTCATCGCGCTGTGCGGCGTCATGATGATCGCAGAGATCGTCGGCGGCGCACTGTTCGGATCATTGGCTCTTATCGCCGACGGTCTGCACATGTCGACGCACGCCGGCGCGCTTCTGTTGGCGGCGTTGGCCTATACATATGCGCGCCGACATGCCGGCGACAGGAATTTCACCTTCGGCACCGGAAAGTTCGGGGATCTCGCCGGATACAGTAGCGCAATCATATTGGCGATGATCGCGTTGCTGATCGGTTATGAGGCGATATCGCGTTTCCTGTCCCCGGTCGCCATCAGTTTCAACGAGGCTATTCCGATTGCCGTGCTCGGTCTTGGCGTCAACCTGGCAAGTGCGTGGCTGCTGTCCGGCGGTCACCACGGACACAGTCATGGCCATGGTCATTCACATGGCCACGAGCATCCACACGGTCATGGTGAGGATGTCCGCCGGATCGACCTAGGAGCCGGCGTCATCGAACTTGAGGTTTTTGAAAACGGCGTGCCGCCGCGTTTCCGATTGCAGCTTCCGGATGGTTTGCAGTTGCATGCCTCGCATGTCACCGTTGAAACTATAAGACCTGCTGGCAGCAGACAGACATTCACATTCGCGGATCGTGGAGGATATCTGGAATCGATCGACGAAATTCCGGAACCTCATGAGTTCGTGGCCAAGGTTCGCCTGAAGCAGGGCGATCAGTTCAAGGAATTTGAAGAGAGTTTCGAAGAACACGATCATGATGCGCCTGCGAGCGCCCATCATCGTGACAACAATATGCGGGCCGCGATCGTTCACGTCGCGGCCGATGCAGCGGTTTCGGTGCTGGTGATTGTCGGACTTCTCCTCGCGCGCACCTTTGGGTGGCTCTGGATGGATCCGCTCGCCGGTCTGATTGGCGCGTTCGTTATCGCAAACTGGTCGTTCGGCCTGTTGCGGGACACAGGCGGCATCCTGCTGGACCGCAATCCGGATCCGCGCATGGCGGAAAAGGTCAGGCAGACGATCGAGAGCGATGGAGATCGGGTGACCGACCTGCATCTCTGGCGGCTGGGACCGGGGCACCTCGGAGCAATCGTCGCCGTCGCGACCGAGAAACATCGCGGTGCCGAATATTATCGCCGCAACCTCAGCAAGTTCGGCGATTTGTCCCACCTCACAATCGAGGTCAGCAATCAAGCCGCAGCAGGCTAG
- a CDS encoding sensor histidine kinase N-terminal domain-containing protein translates to MITRSMRGRLFIVLAAATGLIWLCASAWVFFQTRSEVEHVLDTRLQEAARMVSSLAINGAGVASSTSRPGVQPLPEAASYERQLSCQIWSLDGRLVARSSGAPNDRLGNETDGFSDQNVGGETWRVYAISDSAKGIRVLVGDRLGLRERLVSDLIKGLLWPAMLIVPLLGFLIWNILGRGLRPLQLMAADLTNRNVDDMSPVDASHAPPELAPLANSLNSLFSKVETARRHEREITAFAAHELRTPLAGLKTQAQVAIATLDPEARARALRLIVISVDQTSRLVRQLLAVARIDAQDDVQRTDDVNLGQILEEIISTDPLANSAKVVLDPALYEIGIATNRDLLTLALRNLHENAVQHINNNGSVDWSVSCSKTCVTIVVDDDGPGIPDSELGLVTTRFFRGRHKSPYGSGLGLSIVQLAAEKLDASLVLKNQSDGNGLRVTLSLPNG, encoded by the coding sequence ATGATTACCCGTTCCATGAGAGGTCGCCTCTTCATCGTACTAGCGGCCGCAACTGGGCTGATCTGGCTATGCGCAAGCGCATGGGTGTTTTTCCAGACCCGCAGCGAGGTCGAGCATGTGCTGGATACCCGGCTCCAGGAAGCGGCCCGCATGGTTAGCTCGCTGGCCATCAACGGCGCCGGGGTGGCATCAAGTACATCGCGACCCGGCGTGCAGCCGTTGCCCGAGGCTGCAAGCTACGAGCGACAGTTGTCGTGCCAGATCTGGTCGCTGGATGGTCGACTGGTTGCACGATCAAGCGGTGCACCCAACGACCGCCTCGGCAATGAGACGGATGGCTTCTCCGATCAGAACGTGGGCGGCGAGACATGGCGCGTCTATGCCATTTCCGATTCGGCCAAGGGTATCCGCGTGCTCGTCGGAGATCGGCTCGGACTGCGAGAGCGGCTTGTGAGCGACCTGATCAAAGGTCTGCTCTGGCCTGCGATGCTGATCGTTCCGTTGCTCGGATTTCTGATCTGGAACATTCTGGGACGGGGGCTGCGACCGCTTCAACTCATGGCGGCTGATTTGACGAATCGAAACGTCGACGACATGAGTCCCGTCGATGCAAGTCACGCACCTCCCGAGCTGGCTCCTCTCGCAAACTCCCTGAACAGCCTGTTTTCAAAGGTTGAAACTGCACGCCGCCATGAACGCGAGATAACAGCCTTTGCCGCTCATGAATTGCGCACGCCGCTTGCCGGATTAAAGACACAGGCGCAAGTCGCCATCGCAACGCTGGATCCTGAGGCGCGAGCAAGAGCACTTCGTCTCATTGTGATCTCGGTGGATCAAACCTCCAGACTGGTGCGTCAATTGCTGGCAGTCGCACGGATCGACGCACAGGATGACGTCCAACGGACCGATGACGTCAACCTCGGCCAAATTCTCGAGGAAATCATATCGACCGACCCCCTCGCCAACTCAGCCAAGGTCGTTTTGGATCCCGCACTTTACGAGATTGGTATCGCGACAAATCGCGATCTTCTGACGTTGGCACTGCGAAATCTTCATGAAAATGCAGTTCAGCATATCAATAACAACGGCAGCGTAGACTGGAGTGTTTCTTGCAGCAAAACTTGCGTCACAATTGTTGTCGATGACGACGGGCCCGGTATTCCTGACTCCGAACTGGGGCTTGTGACAACGCGGTTTTTTCGCGGCCGTCACAAAAGTCCTTACGGCAGCGGCTTGGGACTTTCGATCGTCCAGCTTGCGGCTGAAAAGCTTGACGCTTCGTTGGTCTTGAAGAACCAGAGCGATGGAAATGGTCTTCGCGTCACGCTGTCTCTGCCCAACGGATAG
- a CDS encoding response regulator transcription factor produces MRILVVEDDPILLDGLKAGLSLVGATVDAVTSCADGLTALATASFDAVVLDLMLPDGSGLDLLSNIRAAGNTTPVLLLTALDEVADRIKGLDAGADDYLGKPFDLDELAARVRAIVRRKAGRAAPHLAYNGITLDPATLTASAAGKTISLSRREFALLSALMERPGTIRSKSDLEERLYGWQDEVESNAVEVHIHNLRNKIGRDLIETVRGIGYRMRDARS; encoded by the coding sequence ATGCGAATTCTGGTTGTTGAGGATGATCCGATTCTGCTTGACGGTTTAAAAGCTGGCTTGAGCCTGGTGGGCGCCACCGTCGACGCGGTCACCTCGTGCGCGGACGGTCTGACCGCGCTGGCAACGGCATCATTTGATGCCGTTGTGCTGGACCTGATGCTGCCGGACGGTTCCGGACTCGATTTGCTGTCAAACATTCGCGCCGCGGGAAATACCACGCCCGTTCTTCTCCTGACCGCGCTTGACGAGGTCGCCGATCGGATCAAAGGGCTCGACGCTGGCGCCGACGATTACTTGGGAAAACCGTTCGATCTGGATGAACTGGCCGCGCGCGTGCGCGCCATCGTTCGGAGAAAAGCAGGCCGTGCCGCGCCGCATCTTGCGTACAACGGGATCACGCTTGATCCGGCGACACTCACCGCATCCGCGGCCGGAAAAACGATAAGCCTGTCTCGGCGCGAGTTTGCGCTTCTTTCCGCGTTAATGGAGCGGCCAGGAACGATCCGCTCGAAGAGCGATCTTGAAGAGCGACTGTACGGCTGGCAGGACGAGGTCGAAAGCAATGCCGTCGAAGTGCATATTCATAATCTTCGCAATAAAATTGGGCGCGATCTCATCGAGACCGTGCGTGGCATAGGATATCGAATGCGGGACGCCAGATCATGA